The Saccopteryx leptura isolate mSacLep1 chromosome 2, mSacLep1_pri_phased_curated, whole genome shotgun sequence genome has a window encoding:
- the TMEM238L gene encoding transmembrane protein 238-like, giving the protein MLLGRPWGGCDPGRCALFLVLSLLLDALGLVLLLLGIFASLSYWDFLVYSGSLILAFSLLFWIIWYSLNIQLPLERLDL; this is encoded by the coding sequence ATGCTCCTGGGGAGGCCCTGGGGAGGCTGTGACCCCGGGCGGTGCGCCCTCTTCCTCGTCCTGTCCCTGCTGCTCGACGCCCTGGGCTTGGTGCTTCTGCTTTTGGGCATCTTTGCCTCGCTCAGTTATTGGGACTTCTTGGTCTACTCGGGGTCCCTGATCCTGGCTTTCAGCCTCCTGTTCTGGATCATCTGGTACTCCCTCAATATCCAGCTGCCGCTGGAAAGACTGGACTTGTAG
- the PIRT gene encoding phosphoinositide-interacting protein, with protein MEALPQALEVDEKSPESRDLLPSQTASSLCTSSRSESVWTTTPRNNWEIYNKPIVIMSVGGAIFLLGVAVTCLAYKLDLGKKGSEALKMMGPAFLSLGLMMLVCGLVWVPIIKKKQKQRQKSVFFQNLKSFFLNR; from the coding sequence ATGGAGGCTCTCCCCCAAGCCCTGGAGGTCGATGAGAAATCTCCAGAATCCAGGGACCTCCTGCCCAGCCAGACGGCCAGCTCCCTCTGTACAAGCTCCAGAAGTGAGTCTGTCTGGACCACCACACCCCGGAACAACTGGGAGATCTACAACAAGCCCATTGTCATCATGTCCGTGGGCGGCGCCATCTTCCTCTTGGGCGTGGCCGTCACCTGCTTGGCCTACAAGTTGGATCTGGGTAAGAAAGGCAGCGAGGCCCTTAAGATGATGGGGCCCGCCTTCCTGTCCCTGGGACTCATGATGCTCGTGTGCGGGCTGGTGTGGGTGCCCAtcatcaagaagaaacagaagcagagacagaagtCAGTCTTCTTCCAGAACCTCAAGTCCTTCTTCTTAAATCGCTGA